aatataattactttgcttcttattatattttatatatatatatataaaattttattaaaatagaattataaatattaattgttcatCAATAAGCATgctattacttattataacttttataaccatttataatagaataaaaaattattgttataaagttgttataacttataaatattttttttcttataattttttatataaaatacaaacatGTTAAAagtatagtattttatttatatagtatataatattttataaatagtttaatttgatttaatttaattttattataaataagaatatctttaaaaataatacttgtattgtacataaattatgtaattaataaatattaataaagttaatttaaaaattaataataataaatttaatattaattttattattacaattttttttataatttttagaatatatattatattatacactaTATACATACTAttctaattagatattttgtattcttgctttaaaataatctaCTTGGTCAGAAACTGGGATtgacttttcaaaaaaagtatTCTCATTTCCATTAGATGTAAATAGATATGTACCTTTTTTCCCTAAAAGTAGTCTCAAggctttatttctttttgataatttttcataatattctataccacctctaatatatttatcattaagtGTAGCCATTTTCTCATTGAGTTGAAGTTCTCTATAATAATCATGTGCACAATTTGATAATAACCAAAGAAAACCACTTGTAAATGTAGCAATActcatacaaaaaatatttttgcctcTTTGTTTCTTGGTAACTTTTAATACTGAATGcagtatttcatatattattattcctattatagtatttaaagatatattaactattttatatgTCAAATCATTTTCTGTAACTGTTAAAATTTTGCGagccattaaaaatttttgggcATCTTTTGAAAGTATTAAAgatctttgaaattctttattaatttctggATTCCAATTAACTTGTATATTTCGAAATGTTATGGCTTGTTCTgacatattttcaatatcatcatattcaaaatttactgGAATTCCAATTATAGCAccatattttgaatttgttgTTCCAGcatgaaacatatttatatcataaacattaaacagtttaattttttcacttgtTGATTTTGGTATatgtaaatcatttattacttcttgaaatttttgttgaatatcttttcgaactggtatttcattattattaaaactattatataatttgacaaaattaataattttatattataaaattcttaatatttttttatatttttttatacttactcATATCTACTTCTAAATTTcctataataatctaaaaaccAAACTTGTGGAAGTGTTTGTGCAGATACAACAGCAGATACTATAGCaacttctaaaaatattttcattataaaataattgatctttCACAGATtctgaaataaagaaaatgaaataaatattgatttataaataaaaaaaaaagaaatatataatatataataaatttgtaattttaacaaaaccttagaattaatttttatcttatttgtatttaatataacctaaatatgtataatgtaaaattttatgcaacattacataatatatataaaataacaattgatataataatagaatatctataaaagctacaatataatttttataaaatatgcataataaaGTTCAAAACAATTCGAATACGCATAATTTGAATTCagttacaaaataattcttacatcatgatataacaattatatcatttacattttaatttttgttgacaattataaataaaaattagaaatttataaagaaaatttgtgtcttcataatcatataaatatttaaataacaaataaaaaatatttaaataaattttaacatgttAATAACGTACTGTATGCATATTATAttcacattaattatattatagaaactattaaataatgaaactttaatttaatttcatatgtaaatcatacatatattaacGTTGCTTActtgtattattttgaatgtttataattcaataacaagaactgttatatattcaatacaaatatgaatttactaataattccgttatcaataaaaaaaatttaaacatgaaTCTCAAGAACAGTTTGTTTTCTATGCTATTCAGTTTATGTTTCTTCGAGATGGATACCGGTACGTGTGTTATTTCACAATCTACAAGTGCACAACGAAAGTTTTACCAATGGGTACTCAAATGGATAAATGGACTACATGCACATATTGATGAAGAAATGCGCGATATTCGACATTCTACAAAACTAGATGTATCAATATTAGCTACCTTTTTACAAGCGATCGGATTTAAATTGCTTTCATTTGAAAAGTATAATGATCcacttatctttaaaaaaaatgaaaataatatgaaaacagAACCTGAACAAGGAATTCTTAAAGTTGCAATCGAATGTGATATATCAAACATGAAAGCAGTATTAGAATTAGGAGGAATTACATGTCAATGTCCTAATTCTGATCACATTAAGGATGCATCTTTTTGGACAATTAGTGGTACCGAACCTACTGGAAGTAtcgtatgtttttaaaatatttattataattttgatttaatttaatttaatttaattattatctaaaaaaaatttcacatttgAAAATcagtattaatgaaattaaattataaatttataacaataaaacaaattttaaaattagaaaattttaaaatatcttaatatttttttcaggatAATATTGCACAAAAAGTAGAAGAAACTGGTAGTAATTTATTACCTCGTTTATCAAAAGATGTTACACGAGTTTTGCGTGatgtatcatataaattatttgatacaatCGTATACGAACCGGATGTTAATCGTAAtacagatataaatttaaataattcacgcacaagtaatatattttgcgAACGAAGAACTACACAGGatacttcaaaaaaaaatgttacacgAAGTCATACACAACCGGAAATATGTTTTCGTACaaacaatatcaatttaaatgtaaatatttcatttatgacattaaaatttttttttactaataattttgcaatattagaGTATTTCTGAGGATCAAAGTAAGAATATGAATCTCGAATCATCTGTAAGTCACACTACTTCTCAAAAAGGACCTACTCTTCAACGTCAAAAAACATGGGATATTGAAACCGGAAGTTTAGATGGAGAACCACGACCATCGCCACCAAAACTTACAAGTTCTCCTGCTATACTTACTGAATTATCTAAATCTTTAGGACAAATTTCCTTACAGAGTGAAATTGAGAATCCGAAAAATGTgactgaatatattttaagagcaCAACAAAACTTAGAAAAAGCtcttaatgttttattaatcaataaaccGAAgacatcgatcgatttatcgcCTTTTCAAggtgattataatatattagataaatataatttggaaactcttttagattctttttagataattattaatagatttgtttatctttatattagataatgaTGCTACATCTGTAAAATCAGCACCGGCAAATACAGCTGCTATTATTAGTCCTTACAAATCAACTCGAccaaattcaaatatcaaatcttTGTCAAAATTAAGCCACgagcaaaaaataatttcgggAAATTTACAAACCTCAAAAATTCAACCAACGCTTTCTAAACCTCTTAcccgaagaaatttaaaacttgaacAAGAGAATTCAAAATCCAAGGTTCGCcgtaatagtttttatattccCTCACCTGCTAATTCTAATACTTCATTGCTAAAACCTTCAGACGcaggaaaaaagtttttagaaaATGGAAGATACAGCATgagtaaaataaatcttacaaTCAATTCTGATCTATCGAATaggtataaataatgttatttatttatatgaaaattaatgatagtTTAAGTTAAGCCGTATatcctattttttaaattgcagaaatttaataagaacaaaaaaatttacatctcCCGAGCAAAAAAATAGTGCTTCATCAAATTTGGAAACGTTCAATACAACGAATAATCGTATTTCGATGATTAAACCAcctacaaaaatttcaaaaacaacacctattaaaatgaaaacaacacctattaaagtaaaatcaataaaatcgaCAAACATAAATTCAggaactataaaaaaataaaattaaaaaaaatcaagagttagtcttatgaaaaaataaattctttttttttcatttatattatttaatcaatagataagtttaattttatatttacattattttaaacgaagatttattcagatattttattactttagaatatttaattattttataatatctaaaaatatatattgtttcaaataattcaagtattttattttttaaaaagaaatacttttttatacaaagtaattattatctgaagtttgaatgaattattaaatactttgaAAATGGCGGGCTTAAACATgccattttgaaatattttagattacttAGAATGTCACAATTATATACTAGTTGATTCAGAAGTTTGATTCGGCattcgaaatatatgtatatattagaaCTTTCATGTGATGcatttaacatataaatttataaacaaaaattaataacaaataattacaaaaagcaTATAAAGAAATCATTCTGATCGATAGtgattttttgaaactttgtttttttatttgaatattctctatattgtgttatcgaaaaatatttggtaTATTTCTATGTCAGCACTGTAGTTGGACAATTGTGATTGGAGCATGCGCTGATATTCGTTTCTTTAGCTCTGAACGTGAGGTCGGCAGTAATCATTGTTCATGATTAGTTACATTACTGTGTAAGATTGTAGTGGCATGCTTTTCAAGAGATTTCGTGATATATGTATCGTGTGCGCGTAttgatgttatatttaaatgcgCGGGATATTGAGACAAACTTTATACAtaacatttattctttttttgattgatcAATCGAAGAACTTTCTAACAAAAGCTTCTACTTGCTTATAAGACACTACGAAATTacatttgtatacatatatatcatatatatatacatacacatacatttgtgcatgtgtatatacatacatggtATCGTGTTTCATCGTTTCACGTTATACCCAATACtggatacaaatatttttcaagaatgatAGGCGTGTCAGTATATCAGGTatgtaaagtaaataaaaataatattatattgttagatGATATTACATTGTAATGAGTATACTACGATCTATGTTAGGAAagagttataattattacaactaAATCAAACATCTGGATAGTTGTATGATTACAGGTGCATTAT
The window above is part of the Apis mellifera strain DH4 linkage group LG11, Amel_HAv3.1, whole genome shotgun sequence genome. Proteins encoded here:
- the LOC725821 gene encoding uncharacterized LOC725821 — protein: MLFSLCFFEMDTGTCVISQSTSAQRKFYQWVLKWINGLHAHIDEEMRDIRHSTKLDVSILATFLQAIGFKLLSFEKYNDPLIFKKNENNMKTEPEQGILKVAIECDISNMKAVLELGGITCQCPNSDHIKDASFWTISGTEPTGSIDNIAQKVEETGSNLLPRLSKDVTRVLRDVSYKLFDTIVYEPDVNRNTDINLNNSRTSNIFCERRTTQDTSKKNVTRSHTQPEICFRTNNINLNSISEDQSKNMNLESSVSHTTSQKGPTLQRQKTWDIETGSLDGEPRPSPPKLTSSPAILTELSKSLGQISLQSEIENPKNVTEYILRAQQNLEKALNVLLINKPKTSIDLSPFQDNDATSVKSAPANTAAIISPYKSTRPNSNIKSLSKLSHEQKIISGNLQTSKIQPTLSKPLTRRNLKLEQENSKSKVRRNSFYIPSPANSNTSLLKPSDAGKKFLENGRYSMSKINLTINSDLSNRNLIRTKKFTSPEQKNSASSNLETFNTTNNRISMIKPPTKISKTTPIKMKTTPIKVKSIKSTNINSGTIKK
- the LOC113219136 gene encoding transmembrane protein 177 translates to MKIFLEVAIVSAVVSAQTLPQVWFLDYYRKFRSRYDFNNNEIPVRKDIQQKFQEVINDLHIPKSTSEKIKLFNVYDINMFHAGTTNSKYGAIIGIPVNFEYDDIENMSEQAITFRNIQVNWNPEINKEFQRSLILSKDAQKFLMARKILTVTENDLTYKIVNISLNTIIGIIIYEILHSVLKVTKKQRGKNIFCMSIATFTSGFLWLLSNCAHDYYRELQLNEKMATLNDKYIRGGIEYYEKLSKRNKALRLLLGKKGTYLFTSNGNENTFFEKSIPVSDQVDYFKARIQNI